From Parasteatoda tepidariorum isolate YZ-2023 chromosome 1, CAS_Ptep_4.0, whole genome shotgun sequence, one genomic window encodes:
- the LOC107441632 gene encoding GTP-binding protein Di-Ras2 isoform X1 encodes MSVLTAATTIGRVAMPEQSNDYRVVVFGAGGVGKSSLVLRFVKGTFRESYIPTIEDTYRQVISCNKNICTLQITDTTGSHQFPAMQRLNISKGHAFILVYAVTSAQSLEELRPIFEVIQEVKSGDMEGIPIMLVGNKCDEAESREVQTTTGQEQAKRWSCGFMETSAKTNCNVKELFQELLNMEKRRNVSLNMDTSKKRSQLRKEKLQGKCVIM; translated from the exons ATGAGTGTACTGACGGCAGCGACAACTAttg GAAGAGTCGCTATGCCTGAACAAAGCAACGACTACAGGGTGGTAGTTTTTGGTGCTGGAGGAGTTGGAAAAAGCTCACTTGTTCTAAGGTTTGTGAAAGGGACCTTCAGAGAATCCTATATACCAACTATTGAAGACACATATCGTCAG GTAATAAGTTGCAACAAGAACATATGCACTCTTCAAATCACGGACACGACGGGTAGTCACCAATTCCCTGCCATGCAGAGACTGAACATCTCCAAGGGACATGCTTTTATTCTTGTATACGCTGTGACCTCCGCACAGTCTCTAGAAGAACTTCGTCCCATCTTCGAGGTCATCCAAGAAGTCAAAAGTGGAGACATGGAGGGCATTCCCATCATGCTTGTGGGTAACAAGTGTGACGAAGCCGAGTCTAGAGAGGTGCAAACGACGACTGGGCAGGAACAGGCGAAGAGATGGAGCTGTGGTTTCATGGAAACGTCTGCGAAGACCAACTGTAACGTAAAAGAACTCTTCCAGGAACTTTTAAACATGGAAAAAAGGCGAAACGTGAGTCTTAACATGGATACGAGCAAGAAAAGATCGCAGCTTCGCAAAGAGAAACTACAAGGAAAATGTGTAATAATGTGA
- the LOC107441632 gene encoding GTP-binding protein Di-Ras2 isoform X2 codes for MPEQSNDYRVVVFGAGGVGKSSLVLRFVKGTFRESYIPTIEDTYRQVISCNKNICTLQITDTTGSHQFPAMQRLNISKGHAFILVYAVTSAQSLEELRPIFEVIQEVKSGDMEGIPIMLVGNKCDEAESREVQTTTGQEQAKRWSCGFMETSAKTNCNVKELFQELLNMEKRRNVSLNMDTSKKRSQLRKEKLQGKCVIM; via the exons ATGCCTGAACAAAGCAACGACTACAGGGTGGTAGTTTTTGGTGCTGGAGGAGTTGGAAAAAGCTCACTTGTTCTAAGGTTTGTGAAAGGGACCTTCAGAGAATCCTATATACCAACTATTGAAGACACATATCGTCAG GTAATAAGTTGCAACAAGAACATATGCACTCTTCAAATCACGGACACGACGGGTAGTCACCAATTCCCTGCCATGCAGAGACTGAACATCTCCAAGGGACATGCTTTTATTCTTGTATACGCTGTGACCTCCGCACAGTCTCTAGAAGAACTTCGTCCCATCTTCGAGGTCATCCAAGAAGTCAAAAGTGGAGACATGGAGGGCATTCCCATCATGCTTGTGGGTAACAAGTGTGACGAAGCCGAGTCTAGAGAGGTGCAAACGACGACTGGGCAGGAACAGGCGAAGAGATGGAGCTGTGGTTTCATGGAAACGTCTGCGAAGACCAACTGTAACGTAAAAGAACTCTTCCAGGAACTTTTAAACATGGAAAAAAGGCGAAACGTGAGTCTTAACATGGATACGAGCAAGAAAAGATCGCAGCTTCGCAAAGAGAAACTACAAGGAAAATGTGTAATAATGTGA